GTGCCGGCGTGACTGCACCCGCTCCGACCGACCTGCTCGCGCTGGACCGGGCCGCCCAGGACCTGCTGTTCCGGGCGGCCCGCACGGCCAACACGTTCACCGACGAGCCGGTCACCGACGCCCAGGTCACGGCGATCCACGACCTGATCCGGTACGGGCCGACCGCGTTCAACGGCCAGCCGCTGCGGGTGCTGCTGCTCCGCTCGGCGGCGGCCCGGGCCCGGCTGCTGCCGTACCTCTCGTCGGGCAACCGGGCGAAGACGGCCACCGCCCCGCTGGTGGCCGTGCTCGCCGCCGACGTGGACTTCCACGATCGGCTGCCCGAGCTGTTCCCGCACCGCCCGCAGGCCCGGGACTGGTTGACCGACCGGGCGGCGCGGGCCGAGCAGGCACGGCTCAACGCGACCCTCCAGATCGGCTACCTGCTGGTC
The nucleotide sequence above comes from Micromonospora sp. NBC_00389. Encoded proteins:
- a CDS encoding malonic semialdehyde reductase, translated to MTAPAPTDLLALDRAAQDLLFRAARTANTFTDEPVTDAQVTAIHDLIRYGPTAFNGQPLRVLLLRSAAARARLLPYLSSGNRAKTATAPLVAVLAADVDFHDRLPELFPHRPQARDWLTDRAARAEQARLNATLQIGYLLVGVRAAGLAAGPMAGFDAAGVTREFFPDGRHETLLLMNVGRPGPDAWHDRLPRLDATEVISIR